One segment of Cololabis saira isolate AMF1-May2022 chromosome 9, fColSai1.1, whole genome shotgun sequence DNA contains the following:
- the fbxo21 gene encoding F-box only protein 21 translates to MATSVAREDDPGLNGLVSEPQTKVLTDLPTELLEHILCFPVLKHVDICNVSCCCKRLHDVCHGSGKVWGHQYKLRWPRLQRFYRQNESCDWLREYKTRLRVGIHIQSTLVSVSKRFFTEVPCVGQVLGDTFAQIESLGMPEPLCEDELVIILSSDKRKNLTLKYYAKKILYFLRQHNILRSLKTFLEQPAEQQSALEGAVLVDQYCNPLAEVTLDSISEQLDEITEKVRKMLRIKTPSHPSVRVTQGDLVVEDLEQQRQVVCALNAVLYEQLHFNGNEYDYYNPLNSYIHQVLLRHTGIPISLSVLYMTLARKLGVQLEPVNFPNHFLLRWCQRPRGSEDIYDFIYIDAFGKGKQLTAKECEYLIGHQVTADYYSAISTTDVLLRMVGNLLNIGKRGEGNEKSYQLLRDCLDLYLTINPNNVQYLLLKARLYFHLGIWPEKVLDILQHIQALDPSQHGAVGYLVQHTLEHIQHKKHPVTPETKLRSAPEHLEIQYSVGLIMKHKRSGYTCVIYGWDPTCNMSQEWITTMRVHQLSNGANQPFYNVLVHDGTCRYAAQENLEPHTDPQEINHPEVGRYFSEFAENCYVANAELQAGYPEDVAKTLALVQELYHRLSPETETEAPAADPNSH, encoded by the exons ATGGCGACGTCTGTAGCCAGGGAGGACGACCCGGGTCTGAACGGACTCGTTTCCGAGCCCCAGACCAAAGTACTGACCGACCTGCCGACAGAGTTGCTCGAGCACATCCTCTGTTTCCCCGTCCTCAAACATGTCGACATTTGTAACGTCTCCTGCTGCTGCAAGCGGCTGCACGACGTTTGCCACGGGAGTGGGAAGGTCTGGGGACACCAGTACAAACTCAG ATGGCCGAGACTCCAGAGGTTTTACCGCCAGAATGAGAGCTGTGACTGGCTCAGAGAATACAAAACACGCCTCAGAGTTGGAATACATATACAAAGTACTCTGGTGTCGGTTTCGAAGAGATTCTTCACAGAAGTC CCATGCGTTGGCCAGGTGCTGGGAGACACCTTTGCACAGATCGAGTCACTTGGGATGCCGGAGCCCTTATGCGAAGACGAGCTCGTCATCATACTGAGCTCCGACAAGAG GAAAAACCTAACGTTGAAATACTATGCAAAGAAAATCCTGTACTTCCTGAGACAGCACAACATCCTGAGGAGTCTGAAGACGTTCCTGGAGCAGCCTGCAGAGCAGCAGTCGGCTCTGGAAG GTGCCGTGCTGGTGGATCAGTACTGCAACCCCCTGGCTGAGGTCACGCTGGACAGCATATCAGAGCAACTGGACGAGATCACAGAGAAAGTCAGGAAGATGCTGCGAATCAAGACTCCGTCTCACCCCAGCGTGCGCGTCACCCAAG GGGACCTGGTCGTAGAGGACCTGGAGCAGCAGCGGCAGGTGGTGTGTGCCCTGAACGCCGTCTTGTACGAGCAGCTGCACTTCAACGGCAACGAGTACGACTACTACAACCCGCTCAACTCCTACATCCACCAG GTGCTGCTTCGCCACACGGGCATTCCCATAAGCCTCTCTGTTCTTTACATGACGCTGGCCCGGAAACTCGGCGTTCAGCTGGAGCCCGTCAACTTTCCCAATCACTTCCTGCTGCGCTGGTGCCAGAGACCGAGAGG GAGCGAGGACATCTACGACTTCATCTACATCGACGCGTTTGGGAAAGGCAAGCAGCTGACAGCCAAGGAGTGCGAGTACCTCATTGGCCACCAGGTGACGGCAGATTACTACAGCGCCATCAGCACCACGGACGTCCTGCTAAGGATGGTGGGAAACCTGCTCAACATCGGCAAGAGAGG ggaaGGCAATGAGAAGTCTTACCAGCTGCTGAGGGACTGTCTTGACCTGTACCTCACTATCAACCCAAATAATGTGCAGTATTTGCTGCTGAAGGCGCGCCTTTACTTCCACCTGGGAATCTGGCCAGAAAAG GTGCTGGACATCCTGCAGCACATCCAGGCGCTGGATCCCTCGCAGCACGGCGCGGTGGGCTACCTGGTTCAGCACACGCTGGAACACATCCAGCACAAAAAGCACCCGGTGACGCCTGAGACGAAGCTGCGTAGCGCTCCAGAACACCTGGAGATCCAGTATTCAGTTGGGCTTATTATGAAACACAAGAG GTCGGGGTACACCTGCGTTATCTACGGCTGGGACCCGACATGCAACATGAGCCAGGAGTGGATCACCACCATGAGGGTCCACCAGCTGTCCAACGGGGCTAACCAGCCTTTCTATAATGTGCTGGTACATGACGGCACGTGCCGCTATGCTGCACAGG aGAACCTGGAGCCCCACACGGACCCACAGGAGATTAACCACCCGGAGGTGGGTCGCTACTTCTCCGAGTTTGCTGAAAACTGCTACGTTGCCAATGCGGAACTGCAGGCCGGGTACCCAGAGGACGTGGCTAAGACTCTGGCCTTGGTACAGGAGCTCTATCACAGACTGAGCCCTGAGACTGAGACTGAGGCTCCTGCCGCAGACCCAAATAGCCACTGA